The sequence AATCTTGCCCACTCTTTTTTGCTCATTTCGAAAATGTCCTTTTCTTCCATTTCTCCCTCCTTTTTTGAGGGATATTTTACATCCTTAAACAGGACATTTTCATTTTGCCAGATTAGGACATTTTCATTTTGGTATTACACGTTTTTTCTTTTTTGTTGAAGAGCACCAAGGATTGTGTTAAAATTTTAAAGATTATGAAAAAAGAAAAAGGCGTATCATTAATTGAACTTTTATTGGTCATGGGATTCTTCGTAGGAATAGCCATTCCTGTGTATAATTTTATCGATACTACGGTAAGGATAATTAGCCGATCTCGGTTAGAAGTTAAGATGAATGACTATATTAACTCAAAGATGGGCCGAGTTTGTGAGGATAAGATTTGGGATATGCCTCTAGGCCTTAATAGAATTGAAAAAAATGAAATTCATCCCGATTTAAGAGAGATAGTTATCTTTGATCAAGAAAGTCCAATTATTGAGATATCTTATGGTAGAGATATTATCACCAAAGAAGTAGATTCAGAAATAAGGAAGATAACTATGAATATAAAGTGGCGAACCACGTTGGTTAAAGATAATAAACCCTTGATAAAACAAACTAAGTTAATAACTTATCGAGCAAATTTAAAATAAGTTTTTGGATAAGATGAAAATTCTTAAAAAAGAATTAGGATTTACTATTATTGATCTTATCATCATGGTGGTAACGGTCTTCATTATCTTTTTTCTAGTAAAAGATATTGCCAATGAGACTAAAGAAGACATAGATAAAAATATTGACTATATTGATTTAGAAAGTACAACGATAAAGATAAAAAGATCCATCATTAGCGATGTAGAAAAGACCTATGAATTATTCCAAGAAGACACTGCCTTAGTGGAATTAATAAATAAAAGAAATAATTTCCGAAAAATCCGCCTACCTTTAATGATTATAGATAAAAATAAAAATGCAGGAGATGGGGGAGAGCTGCTATATATCTTAAAAAAAGAAGAAGAAAAGCTCTTAGTGGTATTGTATGCGATCTTAAATAAGAACGACTTAGTGAAGTTTAAGTTTATTTATAATGAGGATCGCTTCATTTTTAAAGAAAAAGAGGTTATTTCTAAAGACATTATCTATCTTCATTTCCAAGGTAAAAAGAATGATAAGGTCATTCAAGTAAGAGGAAGATTAGGTAAAAATAAAGTCCGGCATAATTTTAACTTTACGGCAAAAATGTACACTACCAACGTAGGTTTAAGAAGATCATGGGACTACTAAGATCATCAAAAGGTTCAGCTCTTGTCATGATTCTTATCTTCTCAGCCATATTCTTACTTTTTTGTGGTGGAGTGATGAAGATTTCAGAGTATATCCTTAATCGGATAGAAGATGTTTCAGAAAAGATGCAAGCAGATTATTTAGCTTCAGGTGGGCTGCAATTAGTCACCCGAAGATTAGTCTTAGATGAAGGATATAAAGAAGATACTTGGAAGATTTGTCCCATCCTCTGTCGGGTAGAAAAAAATGGCTACTTTATGATAAAAAAAGTAGAAAAGGGAGGAAAGACTGAGGAATTTGAAATAATTAAGGTTGAAGTAGAAGGAAGATTTGAAAAATGGAGTAACAAGATAAAGACCAAGTTAAATATGAAAAAAGGCGTGAAGATCAAAGGTGAACATCAAGAGTAAATTTGTCATCTTTTTAATAGACTCATTGCTCAATAAAGAATAAAATTTTATAATTAATTGAGATGATTAAAGTTATATGAAAATATTTGATATTTTTCTAAATTTCTTTATTCTCTTATCAATAAAGGGCTCGAAAAGATTTTTATCTTATTATGCAATAGGTCTAATAATCTCCTTAATTACCTTATCTTCAGCTAAGGCAAAAGAGGTAAACTTTTATGATCATAAATACTTGGATTTAAAATACCAAGGAGATTCATTAAGTTCCCCTACCGTGGTTGATCTTAATGATGATGGGATAATTGACCTTATTATTATAGGTACTCTGCAAGGTAATATTTATGCTTGGGATACAAAAGGAAATCTTTATCAAGGCTATCCCCTTACCATAGCTGATGAAATAAGGGGTAAAGTTTATTGCATAGATATTAATAATGATCTTAAAAAAGAGTTAGTAGTAGCTACCTTATCAGGATATATAATAACCCTTAATATTTCAGGAGAAAAGTTATGGATAGGGCAGGGGGGAGGAGAAATAATTAAAGGAATAACCATAGATGATGTGGATGAAGATGGAATTATGGAGATCTTAGTCCCTCTTGCTTCTAAAAGAAGTGGTTGTTTAGCAATAGATGGAGTTTCCCATAAAGAGAAGTGGTTTTTTCCATCTTCCCTCCAAAGTAATCTCCCTCAAGTAGGAGATGTAGATGGAGATGGCCAGAAAGAGATTATCTGTTCAGGTATAGACAATCTTTATTGTTTAAATAATCAAGGGCAATTACTTTGGAAAAAGTATATTGGAAGCAACTTAAATGAGACTCTTGAATCTTGCCAGCCAGCTCTTTCTGATGTGGATGGAGATGGTAAATTAGAAGTAATCATGGTAGCTAATAATAAACTTATCATCTTAGATGGAAAAGGAAAGGAAATTCTACAAATATCATATGGGTCTTCTCGGCTTAACAAGAGTATAAATCCTCCTTTGGTGATAGATTTAAATAAGGATGGAAAAAATGAGGTAGTCTGGGCTGATTGTTCTAACAATTTCTATGCTTTCTCCATGGATAAAAAGATTATCCCAGGCTTTCCTATTTATACTCTCTCTACCATTGGCGACCATTTTCATACTACGCCGGTGGTTTTAGATTTAATTGGGGATAATGATTTAGAAGTGATCCTTACCAGTATGGATGGTTATGTATACCTGATGAAGTATGATAGAATAGGAAAAAGTTTAAAAATGTTAGATTCCGTGAGACTACCTCATTTAGATAATTTTAAAAAGAGTCCCTTGAATGTAAATCCATTAATCTATGACTTAGATGGAGATAATGACCACGAGTTATTAGTTAACTACCAA is a genomic window of bacterium containing:
- a CDS encoding VCBS repeat-containing protein codes for the protein MKIFDIFLNFFILLSIKGSKRFLSYYAIGLIISLITLSSAKAKEVNFYDHKYLDLKYQGDSLSSPTVVDLNDDGIIDLIIIGTLQGNIYAWDTKGNLYQGYPLTIADEIRGKVYCIDINNDLKKELVVATLSGYIITLNISGEKLWIGQGGGEIIKGITIDDVDEDGIMEILVPLASKRSGCLAIDGVSHKEKWFFPSSLQSNLPQVGDVDGDGQKEIICSGIDNLYCLNNQGQLLWKKYIGSNLNETLESCQPALSDVDGDGKLEVIMVANNKLIILDGKGKEILQISYGSSRLNKSINPPLVIDLNKDGKNEVVWADCSNNFYAFSMDKKIIPGFPIYTLSTIGDHFHTTPVVLDLIGDNDLEVILTSMDGYVYLMKYDRIGKSLKMLDSVRLPHLDNFKKSPLNVNPLIYDLDGDNDHELLVNYQEGVAIWSFPKKRAAKIFIEERKSTFEKRR